CGACCAATCGCTGCAATGCAAAGACGACAATCCCGAAGCCTGGTATGGCAAAGCCTGCGCCCGCAGCCTCCAGGGCGATCTGGAGCGCACCCTGAGAAATCTGCATCGGGCCGTGGTTCTCAGCCCCAATCTCTACCGCGTGATGGCGCAGACGGATACCAGCTTTGACAATGTGCGCCATAGTCCGGAGTTTCAGGCACTCCTGGGCGATTGAGGCGGGACAAGCGGGACAACCGAGGAAACCGAGATCAGGTCGCTTGGAACTGATCTTGGGAACTGATCTTGGGAACCGATCATCGAGATTTTATCTACAGGTATTGGACGCGATCTGTGGCGGCTCCTCTCAGTCGATATTATGTCGATATGATAGGGACACGTTGCTGCGTCACCCCGACGCTGCAATGGTCTCAGGGTTGTCGCTCTGGCCTGGCTTATGCGCGTCCGCATCGGTACGTTCAATGCTGAAAACCTGTTTGCCCGGTTTCAGTTTAAGGAAGACCTTCCCTACGATGAGCTTCCCGAAAAGTGGACTGCCAGCGTGACGCAGTGCATTCCGTTTTCGGAAGGGAAAGATCGGATCACGGCGGAAGCCATCGGGGCGCTGCGGGCAGATACTCTCGGACTGCAAGAAGTCGAGAGTATGGACACGCTGAAGCAGTTTGTGCGCCAGTTTCGTTCGCTGATGCCCGACTATCCCTACAAGCTGGTCATCGACGGCAACGATCGCCGATTGATCGACGTGGGATTGCTCAGCCGCTTTCCCTTTCGCCACATCCGCACGCACCAGTTCGATCGCGCTCCCAGCGGCCACCTGATCTTTTCCCGCGACTGCCTAGAGGTAGACCTCGAACTGCCCGACGGCAAGCCGCTGACGGTGTTTGTTAATCATTTCAAATCTATGCATGAGGGGCGCGAGGAAACCATGCATATCCGCAAGATCCAGACCCAGCGCGTTGTGCAGATTTTGCATGAGCGGTTTGGAGCCGATCCGGGTGCGGCAACCTGGGTAATTTTGGGCGATTTCAACGACTATCTGCCGTCGCTGGGGCTAGAGCCGCTGCTCGGCCAGCCCTGGCTGGAGAACGTGATCGAACGGCTGCGTCCTGATCAGCGCTGGACGCATTTCTTTTCGCGGGGCGAGGAATATCACCAGTTGGACTACATCCTGCTGTCGCGATCGCTCGCCGAAGCCAATCCCCAAGCGCTTCCCTACATCGAGCGGCGCGGTTTGCCCAAACGAGCCGAACGCACCGCAATCCAGCGGTTCAACGGCGTAGGCAGCAGCTATCCCAAAGCGTCTGACCATTGCCTGGTGGTGATTGAGCTAGAAATCTAGAAATTTTTGACTTTGGATTGGTGAGGATTGATAGACTTTCTGCCCAAAATCTAAAATCCAACATCTAACATCACCCCTGACTCAGCAGACAGGCGGCAATGCGATCGCTCGCACCAGGTAGTCCCATGCGGCGGCGACCGTTTTCGGCAATGATTTGCAGGCGATCGGGGTCTTTCAGCAGCGATCGCACGACTTTGGCTGCCTGGTCGGGCTGTTCGACCAGGATCACCGACGGCCCCAGCAGGCGCGTTTGGGCTTCGGCAAAGGCGTAGGTAAACTGTGGCCCTTCGCCCGGAAAGATCAGCGCGGGCTTGCCCAATCCCACCACCTGTTCCGTAGCCGTGCCCGCCATCGCCATCGCCACGTCGCCCCGGTTGACGCAGCCGTTAAAGGCCGTGGTCAGCAGCAGCGTCGCCTGGTCTTGGCGATAGGCCAGGGGCGGCACGGGAGCAGGATTGGTCAACTGCCAGCCGCGAGCCTGCAATGCTTGGTGCAGCAAGGCTAAATCAAGATAGGGGGCGATCGCCGCCAGAAAGGTCACGGGGCGATCGAGTCCCGTCACCAGCGATTGCGCCGCATCCAGCAGCGTTTCCCAATTTCGATAGGCTTCGGGCACCCGCGACCCCGGCAGCAGCGTGGCCACCAGCGCCTCGTCGGGAATCGCAAAGTCAATCCCCATCGGTTCCAGATCATCCATCATCGGGTTGCCCAGGTCATACACGGGCAGCTTCCAGCGGCTTAGCACCTCGCTGGTGAGGCTGTCGCGAGGAAACACCGCCCGACAGCGCCGCCGCCCCATTAGCCAGCGCTCCCAGGGCAAATAGACCGATCCTGACCAGCTTTCTAGCTGCTCAAACCAGGAGGCGCGGGGCAAGAGTCCGGCTTCATCGCGCAAGTAATATTCCGATTTGGCCGTGCCCACAAAGGCGTAGGGCGCACCGCTCCACCAGGCAAACAGCAGCGGCACCAAGTCACCCACGGCCAAAATCAGGTCGCCCTGCTTGGCCCACTCGCGCACCACGCGAAGCTGGCTGAGGGTGAGTTGCAGCAGCCCGCCGCGCAGATCCTTGGCAAACTGCCGACCGTCCATATAGACAAAGCCACCGGAGGGAAGCTGTTTGACTGGGCCAATCACCGGGATGCCGCTCTGGGAATAGGCATGACCTTCGCCCACCAGCGGCAGCGCCACGATATCTGCCACACGGCCTTCTAGGTCTGCCCGATGCCGCAGGGCCCGGAGAATGCGGAGGGCGATCGCATCTTCTCCATGACCATTGCTCAGACACAGTAGCTTCATGCCAAACCATCACTACGCGGTTGAACCTCAAGGATAAGGGATCGCCGCAAAATTGGGTGAGCCGGGTCAGTGCCCCTATTTTCAAGGTTTTGAGAGGTTAATCCAAGACGCTATAGCGCCGTGCCGCTAAACACTTTCTGCGCGGGCCCGGTCATATAGAGGTGCCGATCGGCCTCTGACCACTCGATCAGCAGCGGCCCGCCAGGAAGCTCCACCGTCGCACGGCGATCGCTCTTGCCGTTTAGCACCGCCGCCACCAGCGACGCACAGGCCCCTGTGCCGCAGGCCAGCGTAATACCCGCGCCCCGCTCCCACACCCGCATCTTCAGATAGTCCGGGCGCACCACCTGAATGAACTCAGCATTAATCCGCTTGGGGAAAGCGGGATGATGCTCGAACTGGGGCCCAATCGCCGCCAGCGGAATCGTCGCCACATCCTCTACAAACGTGATGCAGTGGGGATTGCCCATGCTGACGCAGGTGACCTGCCAGGTTTGCCCAGCCACCTCCAGCGGCAGGTTCACGACTTTTTCCTCTGGAGCGGCCAGCGTTGTGGGAATTTCGCCCGCCAGCAGCCGGGGCAGCCCCATATCGACCGTGATCTGTCCGTCTGCCTCTAGGCGTGGCGTGATCAGTCCCGCTAGCGTGTGAATTTTGTAGACTGGGCGCGGCGATCCGGTTTCGGCAGCTTCTAGGTCGGCAATAAAGCGGGCCAGGCAGCGGATGCCATTGCCACACATCTCCGGCTCTGACCCGTCAGAGTTGAAAATCCGCATAGTGTAGTCGGTGCCGTCTTGCCCTGGCAGCGCGAAGATCACGCCGTCTGCACCAATCCCAAAGTGGCGATCGCACCAGTCCACCGCTTGCTCTGGGGTAATGCACGGCTCTGCCTGCTGCCGATTGTCTACCAGGATAAAGTCGTTGCCCAGCCCGTGATATTTCGTAAATGCGATCGCCATAGTTGTGATGTGTCAGAGAGGTCTAACGGGGACTCAGTGCCAATAACTCAGTGCCAGTAACCCAAGGACTTGGGAAGATGCTTTGAGCCGCTTGCTTGAATCATCATAGGCTCCGATTGGGCATTCTGAATATCGCAGATATCGCAGTCGCTTGCGAACCGTCGCAGGCTGCTGCGAGCTGTTACAGACTATCGGAGCGGGCGATCGCCCCCATCGCCGCCGGACATCTCCTAAACTAGAGGCCTAAACTGAAAGAACCCGCCGCGTCTGGATTGTTCGCTTCCTGAATCACCCCAAAATCCAAAATCCAAAACCCTGAGACTTTAACCCATGAGCATCGAACTAGAAACTGGTCTGCCCAGCGTCCGTCAGATCCAAACCCTAATCCGCGAAGAGCGCGAAGTAGAACTCAAACTGATTACCAATGACCTGATCACAGGCAAAATGCGCTGGCAGGATCAGCACTGCATTTGCGTGGTCGATCATTACGACCAGCAAACGGTCATCTGGCGCAGCGCAATCGTCTACATGAAGCCGAAGCTGTAACGCGGATCAGGAGTCGGCTCTACTGCTCCAGCGGTTATCTCTATCAACCGCCAGTTAATCGCCAATCAAGCGCCAATCAAGCGCCACGACCCTATTCGGGCGGCCGTCCGTGCCAGGGACTCACCTGCACCACGCCGCCCGGCGTAAACACCACGCGAAAGAGGGCGTTGGGTTCTGCGGAGCGATCGGCCTGCTGATATTGCAGGTCAGGCAGCGGCGTTTGGTTGGCGTTTTGCACAGCGGCATTGTTCATATAGCGGAAGCCCAAGATGTCGCCGTTCTCTGCCACCGAGACTTGATAAACCAAATCTTCGGTAAAGGTTGGCCGCTGCGACCAGGCAGCATCGAGGCGATCGCGCAGTTGGGTCTTCAGCCGATCCAGTTGCTCTGGCTCGGTAATCTCATTTGCATTAACCAGGGCTTCGCCTACTGAGCCACCCGTCTCCGGAGGAGCATTTTCAGGGCTAGCGGCAGGGCTGGGATCTTCAGCAGTAGGGCTTTCCGAAACCGTGGTGTCTGGACTTTGAACCGGGCTGGGACTGGCGACCGGGCTGGGCGAAGCCAGCGGCGTGGGCGAATCCGTCGGCGGGCTAGCTGCGGGAGACGCAGGGCTGACCAAAGGTGCGGGCGTGGTCGCGTCCTCAGCCGCAGCCTCAGGACGACGCTCCGGAATGGGCAAGAAGAACAGCGCCGCCGCCGCCGCCGCTAGACCCACCAGCCCAATCGCAGCGGGCACAACCTGCTTGGTCATGGGTTCATGGGTCACTGCATAGCGGCGCGACACGGGCGCAAGCTGGGGAGCAAACTCTGGCAAGGTCTGACTATCGGCCAAAAACTGGTCAATCGCCTCCACTAGGTCAAAAAGCTGCACCGTCCGCAAATCAATCTGCACGGGAGCCGCAGACCCGCCGCCGTTTGCCTCGCCCACAAACGAATCTGGCTTGACCGTCAGCCGATGCAGATCCGGCTCAACTCGCTCCAAAGACACCAATTCCCCTTGGCCGGGTTGGGTGTGGGGATGGGGCACGCCGCTGAGAATCCCCTGGGCATAGTTGCTGGCTGTAATCGCCAGATCTTCCAAAAACGCCCGGCCGCCGCTAATTGGTTTTGGCTGGCCGGCAAAGTGGCACTCGGCATTGGTCACCATCGACACGACGGGACGCGGTGCTGTGGCAGTCGCCCCGTCGCTCAGTCCTTCAACCACCAGCTTGCAGTTGGGCAGGGTATATTGCCGCTGAATCGTCATGCCACTTCTCCATCAAACAAGCTCGTCCAAAGTCGCTGGGGGCCAGCCGTGCCCGTGCAGAAGAGAAGCTGACGCAGCAGCCCCAGCGCCAGGTCATTCAGCTTTTCGTCGGTGTCGTAGAGCAGCACAGCGGCGCGGCGCGGGTTCATGCGAGAGCGAAAGTGGGCCCGAAAGCGCTCCAGGTATTCCGATAAGCGGAAGTGATGCTCCACCGAAAGGTTGCGATCGCTCAATTGCTGGTGCGCCAGCAGAAGCTGCCGAATCACGCCCGTCAGCCGCCGTGCCAGGTTGCAAATCACCAGAACCATTGCCTTGCCCTCTGCCTGGGTCAACGTTTTGCGCTGGCTGCCATAGCGTCGCAGCGGGTTGGCGCTGCGGAGCCGCCACAGCCCGACGCGATTTTTCACGATGCTTTGCAGATTCAGGTCGCTGGCGGTGATCAGCAGCGCTTCGGAGCCGCCCAGGTCCAGCGCTTCGATCGCCAGCAGCAGCAAGTCGAGCTGCACCCGCGCCCGCCGGGGAACGGTTTCACCGGGAACCTCAATGTCAGGCAGGGTTCCCAAGATAGGGGGAATGGATTGGTCGGGCGGGGTTTGTACTTGCATTACGGTACTTGCATTACTTCTCGTGCGGTGAACTCATCTGCGGCTGCCCCAAACGCCAATCTGTCAGCGCTTTGGTTCCCAAATTCGGACGGACAGATTGATCGGGGCAAACCGATACAACCAGAACTTTATGACTGGAGGATTCGACTTTAGGTTGCCCGCATTTTAAGCTTCGACTTAAACTTCGACCTTCACGCCGCGCCAAAAGGCAATATGCCCTGTAATTTCTTTAGCAGCATCCTTCGGCGCCGGGTAATACCAGGCGGCATCTTTGTTGACCCGGCCATCAACCACGATGTTGTAGTAGCTGGCAACGCCTTTCCAAGGGCAGGTTGTGTGGGTGTCGCTGGGCTGGAAATATTCAGACTGGATGGCATCGGGCGGGAAGTATTGGTTGCCTTCGACCACCACGCAGCGATCGCTCTCGGCTAGCACGGCTCCGTTCCAAGTTGCTTTGGGCATGGGTTTGTCCTGATGAATACCTGTTAATACCTGACAAGGAGTTGTACAGATCGCTGAAGAACGAGCAGCTAAGAGCTAATTTGTAAAGGAGCCTGAAAGCCTTGTTAATCAAGGATTTCCGAGAAACCGCTTTTCCTGGGCAAGCATGACCTCAAAGCCACACGTGCCAAGAGTTTCAGGCTTCTTAAGATTTGCCTCATAAATTAGCTCTAAGAATCGGGCAGTTAAATTGGGCTAAGTTGGGCAGATAACTTAAACCGTGCGGGGCTTTGATGATGCGGGGCTTTGATGGAATTCCACCTTCAATGAAAACTAGTACTGAGCATAATGCCGAAAACTGGGGAACGCTGAAATCCTGAACTGTAACTCGTAACTCTTGTAAAAGAAACTCTCGTAAAAGAGTCCCAACCGCCAATTCTAGCGCGTGAGCTTACCAATCTTAAAGATCGGCACAAGATTCACCTGAAAGCAAGGCAGGGGTTGGGGGCAGGGAGGCGGACAGTTAGCGATTTTGGCGCGAGTGGCAGGGAGAGGGGTGTCGCGCGGCACGATGCTGCATAAACTAGAGCCAGAAACAAAACGCCAGAGACACCCATTGGGCGTTTTTTGGGCGTTTGTTGAGCCGTCTAGCGCTGAGGGAACCCCTATGACTGCTGCCGTGTCTACTGCTGCCCCACTGAGCAAATCGCCCTTTAGCCAGATGCAAGCGGTTCCTGAACTGTTTGCCCGCTGCGCCCAGCGACCGGAGATTGCTAATCTAACTGCTGTGCATGATCCCCACAGCACGCCGGAGATCAAGCTGACCTACGCCGAGCTATATCAGCAGATATTGCAATTTGCCGCAGGGTTGCAGGCGCTGGGCATCCAAGAGGGCGATCGCGTCGCCTTGTTTTCCGATAATCGCCCCCGCTGGCTGATTGCCGACCAGGGCATCATGACCGCCGGGGCCATCGACGCAGTGCGTGGCTCCCAGGCAGACCGGGGCGAGCTGCGGTTTATTCTCGACAACAGCGAAGCCGTGGCGCTGATTACCGAAGATGCGGCCACGCTCAAGAAAGTCTCGCCCAATCTGGATGACCTGCCGCTGCAAACGGTGATCCTGCTAACGGACGAAACGCTGGACGCGCCGGGGCTAAAGATTCTTAACTTTTCGCAAGTGCTGGAGATGGGCAAAAACCGCGCCGTGCAGCCGCCCACCCACCGCACCCGTGACACACTGGCCACGCTGATGTATACCTCAGGAACTTCTGGCGTGCCCAAGGGCGTGATGCTGAGCCACGGCAACTTGCTGTCGCAGGTCGAAGGCGCGGCGACAGTGGTCGAACCGCAACCGGGCGATCGCGTCCTCAGCATTCTCCCGATCTGGCACTGCTACGAGCGCACGTTTGAATACTTTATCTTCGCCCACGGCTGCACGCAGGTTTACACCAATATTCGCTTCGTTAAGAAAGACCTGAAGGAGTTTCGCCCGCAGTTTATGGTGGGCGTGCCGCGCCTGTGGGAGTCGATTTACGAAGGGATTCAGAAACAGTTCCGCGACCAGCCAGAGAAAAAGCAAAAGCTGGTGAATTTCTTGCTCAAGCAGAGCGATCGCTACGTCAAAGCAAACCGCACCCTGCAAGGGCTGAACCTAGACAACCTCAACCCCTCGCCCTTGGACAAGCTGAAGGCCATGGGCGAAGTGGCAATCACCTCCCCGGTCTACCTGCTGGCGGATCGGCTGGTGTTCCAAAAGGTGCGCGACGGCATCGGCGGACAGATCAAGTTCGTCGTCAGTGGCGGCGGTTCTATTGCCGAGCATCTGGAAGACTTCTTTGAGATGGCAGGCATTCAAATCTTGGGCGGCTACGGACTGACGGAAACCTCGCCCATTACCCATGTCCGCCGCGTCCGGCATAATATGCGCGGAGCCGATGGGCAGGCGCTACCCTACACCGAGACGCGCATCGTCAACCCGGAAACTCGCCAGGATTTGCCCCAGGGACAGCAAGGCTTGATCCTGATTCGCGGTCCCCAGGTGATGCAGGGCTATTACAAGAACCCCGAAGCCACCCGCAAGGCAATCGACCCGGACGGCTGGTTTGACACGGGCGACCTGGGCTGGATGACGCAGTGGGGCGACCTGATTATTACCGGCCGCGCCAAGGACACGATCGTTCTCACGAATGGCGAAAACATTGAGCCGCAGCCCATTGAAAACGCC
The Thermoleptolyngbya sichuanensis A183 DNA segment above includes these coding regions:
- a CDS encoding lipid-A-disaccharide synthase-related protein, whose product is MKLLCLSNGHGEDAIALRILRALRHRADLEGRVADIVALPLVGEGHAYSQSGIPVIGPVKQLPSGGFVYMDGRQFAKDLRGGLLQLTLSQLRVVREWAKQGDLILAVGDLVPLLFAWWSGAPYAFVGTAKSEYYLRDEAGLLPRASWFEQLESWSGSVYLPWERWLMGRRRCRAVFPRDSLTSEVLSRWKLPVYDLGNPMMDDLEPMGIDFAIPDEALVATLLPGSRVPEAYRNWETLLDAAQSLVTGLDRPVTFLAAIAPYLDLALLHQALQARGWQLTNPAPVPPLAYRQDQATLLLTTAFNGCVNRGDVAMAMAGTATEQVVGLGKPALIFPGEGPQFTYAFAEAQTRLLGPSVILVEQPDQAAKVVRSLLKDPDRLQIIAENGRRRMGLPGASDRIAACLLSQG
- a CDS encoding DUF3038 domain-containing protein; the encoded protein is MQVQTPPDQSIPPILGTLPDIEVPGETVPRRARVQLDLLLLAIEALDLGGSEALLITASDLNLQSIVKNRVGLWRLRSANPLRRYGSQRKTLTQAEGKAMVLVICNLARRLTGVIRQLLLAHQQLSDRNLSVEHHFRLSEYLERFRAHFRSRMNPRRAAVLLYDTDEKLNDLALGLLRQLLFCTGTAGPQRLWTSLFDGEVA
- a CDS encoding endonuclease/exonuclease/phosphatase family protein codes for the protein MRVRIGTFNAENLFARFQFKEDLPYDELPEKWTASVTQCIPFSEGKDRITAEAIGALRADTLGLQEVESMDTLKQFVRQFRSLMPDYPYKLVIDGNDRRLIDVGLLSRFPFRHIRTHQFDRAPSGHLIFSRDCLEVDLELPDGKPLTVFVNHFKSMHEGREETMHIRKIQTQRVVQILHERFGADPGAATWVILGDFNDYLPSLGLEPLLGQPWLENVIERLRPDQRWTHFFSRGEEYHQLDYILLSRSLAEANPQALPYIERRGLPKRAERTAIQRFNGVGSSYPKASDHCLVVIELEI
- a CDS encoding Hfq-related RNA-binding protein, which encodes MSIELETGLPSVRQIQTLIREEREVELKLITNDLITGKMRWQDQHCICVVDHYDQQTVIWRSAIVYMKPKL
- the dapF gene encoding diaminopimelate epimerase; protein product: MAIAFTKYHGLGNDFILVDNRQQAEPCITPEQAVDWCDRHFGIGADGVIFALPGQDGTDYTMRIFNSDGSEPEMCGNGIRCLARFIADLEAAETGSPRPVYKIHTLAGLITPRLEADGQITVDMGLPRLLAGEIPTTLAAPEEKVVNLPLEVAGQTWQVTCVSMGNPHCITFVEDVATIPLAAIGPQFEHHPAFPKRINAEFIQVVRPDYLKMRVWERGAGITLACGTGACASLVAAVLNGKSDRRATVELPGGPLLIEWSEADRHLYMTGPAQKVFSGTAL
- a CDS encoding DUF4335 domain-containing protein: MTIQRQYTLPNCKLVVEGLSDGATATAPRPVVSMVTNAECHFAGQPKPISGGRAFLEDLAITASNYAQGILSGVPHPHTQPGQGELVSLERVEPDLHRLTVKPDSFVGEANGGGSAAPVQIDLRTVQLFDLVEAIDQFLADSQTLPEFAPQLAPVSRRYAVTHEPMTKQVVPAAIGLVGLAAAAAALFFLPIPERRPEAAAEDATTPAPLVSPASPAASPPTDSPTPLASPSPVASPSPVQSPDTTVSESPTAEDPSPAASPENAPPETGGSVGEALVNANEITEPEQLDRLKTQLRDRLDAAWSQRPTFTEDLVYQVSVAENGDILGFRYMNNAAVQNANQTPLPDLQYQQADRSAEPNALFRVVFTPGGVVQVSPWHGRPPE
- a CDS encoding AMP-dependent synthetase/ligase; this encodes MTAAVSTAAPLSKSPFSQMQAVPELFARCAQRPEIANLTAVHDPHSTPEIKLTYAELYQQILQFAAGLQALGIQEGDRVALFSDNRPRWLIADQGIMTAGAIDAVRGSQADRGELRFILDNSEAVALITEDAATLKKVSPNLDDLPLQTVILLTDETLDAPGLKILNFSQVLEMGKNRAVQPPTHRTRDTLATLMYTSGTSGVPKGVMLSHGNLLSQVEGAATVVEPQPGDRVLSILPIWHCYERTFEYFIFAHGCTQVYTNIRFVKKDLKEFRPQFMVGVPRLWESIYEGIQKQFRDQPEKKQKLVNFLLKQSDRYVKANRTLQGLNLDNLNPSPLDKLKAMGEVAITSPVYLLADRLVFQKVRDGIGGQIKFVVSGGGSIAEHLEDFFEMAGIQILGGYGLTETSPITHVRRVRHNMRGADGQALPYTETRIVNPETRQDLPQGQQGLILIRGPQVMQGYYKNPEATRKAIDPDGWFDTGDLGWMTQWGDLIITGRAKDTIVLTNGENIEPQPIENAIIRSVYIDQVMLVGQDQRMIGALVVPNLETLESWAATQGDGVRNADGTINLGSKPVQDLIRQELTQAVQNRPGFRPDERVGPFRILSEPFTVDNGLLTQTLKVRRNVVMERYSSMIESMFA
- a CDS encoding DUF427 domain-containing protein, with protein sequence MPKATWNGAVLAESDRCVVVEGNQYFPPDAIQSEYFQPSDTHTTCPWKGVASYYNIVVDGRVNKDAAWYYPAPKDAAKEITGHIAFWRGVKVEV